One genomic region from Alteromonas pelagimontana encodes:
- the murJ gene encoding murein biosynthesis integral membrane protein MurJ, with protein MSGKLLKSGLIVSVMTLLSRVLGLARDVVVARLMGDGAAADVFFFANKIPNFLRRLFAEGAFAQAFIPVLTEVHHENDKAQLREFVAKVSGTLGAIVFVVALVGVIASPVLAALFGMGWFIDWWNGEEAGDKFLLASTMLKITFPYLAFISLTGLAGAILNTLNKFAVAAFTPVLLNICIIILAVYLAPHLAQPAFALAWGVFIGGIVQLTFQLPFLYQAGLLVKPKWGWHDPGVVKVRKLMIPALFGVSVGQINLLLDTFIASFLMTGSISWLYYSDRLLEFPLGLFGIAIATVILPTLSRNHVAKDPKAFAGNIDWSVRMVCFLGLPAAVGLAVMAEPILTVIFQRGAFTPETARMSSYSLTAYAFGLLSFMLVKVLAPGFYSRQDLKTPVKYGIWCMIANMVFNLIFAIPYGYIGLAIATSLSATMNAGLLYLTLHRVGVFRVSRETFWFLIRIIAGSTVMGAVILWLDKGDSFYLLSLLEQIKHVVLTIGLAVVTFIATLLILGIRPRHFRAIGG; from the coding sequence GTGTCAGGGAAGCTATTAAAGTCAGGGCTAATTGTCAGCGTCATGACCTTGTTATCCAGAGTGTTGGGCCTGGCACGGGACGTCGTCGTTGCTCGACTGATGGGCGATGGGGCTGCTGCTGATGTTTTCTTTTTTGCCAACAAGATTCCCAATTTTTTGCGCCGGCTATTTGCTGAAGGTGCGTTTGCTCAAGCTTTCATTCCTGTACTAACGGAAGTGCACCATGAAAACGATAAGGCGCAGCTGCGGGAATTCGTCGCGAAAGTATCCGGAACATTGGGCGCTATAGTGTTTGTTGTGGCTTTAGTGGGAGTAATCGCCTCACCTGTGCTGGCTGCTTTATTTGGCATGGGATGGTTTATTGATTGGTGGAACGGCGAAGAGGCGGGTGATAAATTTCTGCTAGCCTCTACCATGCTCAAAATTACCTTTCCCTATCTGGCATTTATTTCGCTTACCGGATTAGCGGGCGCAATTCTCAACACTCTTAATAAGTTTGCGGTAGCGGCATTCACCCCAGTGCTGCTAAATATCTGTATTATTATTCTTGCTGTGTATCTGGCTCCCCATTTGGCGCAACCGGCTTTTGCCCTTGCCTGGGGCGTATTCATAGGGGGAATCGTTCAGCTAACTTTTCAATTGCCATTTTTATATCAGGCTGGACTGCTGGTAAAACCTAAGTGGGGCTGGCACGACCCTGGAGTCGTTAAAGTAAGAAAGCTCATGATACCCGCGCTTTTTGGCGTGTCAGTAGGGCAAATTAATCTGCTGCTTGATACCTTTATTGCCAGTTTTTTAATGACGGGTTCGATTAGCTGGCTTTACTATTCCGATCGTTTATTAGAATTTCCTCTTGGGCTATTTGGCATTGCCATAGCAACGGTGATATTGCCTACGTTATCGCGGAATCATGTGGCGAAAGATCCTAAAGCCTTCGCCGGTAATATCGATTGGTCGGTACGTATGGTGTGCTTTCTTGGTTTACCCGCGGCTGTTGGGCTTGCAGTGATGGCCGAACCTATTCTTACTGTCATTTTCCAGCGCGGGGCGTTTACGCCAGAAACCGCTCGAATGTCTTCTTACTCCTTGACGGCATATGCTTTTGGTTTGCTCAGCTTTATGCTGGTAAAGGTGCTGGCGCCGGGGTTTTACTCTCGTCAGGATCTGAAAACGCCAGTGAAATATGGTATCTGGTGTATGATAGCCAATATGGTTTTCAATCTGATATTTGCCATTCCGTATGGCTATATCGGGTTGGCTATTGCCACCAGTCTGTCTGCCACCATGAATGCAGGATTACTGTATTTAACATTACACCGGGTCGGGGTGTTTAGAGTCAGTCGCGAAACATTTTGGTTCTTAATCCGGATTATCGCAGGCAGTACGGTGATGGGGGCGGTGATACTATGGCTGGACAAAGGCGATAGTTTTTATTTACTGTCGTTGCTGGAACAGATTAAACATGTGGTGCTGACCATCGGCCTTGCCGTAGTTACCTTCATTGCGACGTTACTTATTCTGGGAATTCGCCCCCGGCATTTCAGGGCTATTGGCGGATAA
- the rpsT gene encoding 30S ribosomal protein S20 — protein sequence MANIKSAKKRAIQAEKRRQHNASRRSMTRTSLKKVVAAIANGDKEGAQAALATATPILDRMATKGLIHKNKAARHKSRLAAQIKALG from the coding sequence TTGGCTAACATTAAATCTGCTAAGAAACGTGCAATTCAGGCCGAAAAGCGTCGTCAGCATAATGCCAGCCGTCGCTCCATGACTCGTACAAGTCTCAAAAAAGTAGTAGCAGCAATCGCTAATGGCGATAAAGAAGGTGCTCAAGCTGCACTTGCTACTGCTACGCCGATCCTTGACAGAATGGCTACCAAAGGTTTGATTCACAAGAATAAAGCTGCTCGCCATAAGAGCCGTCTAGCTGCACAAATTAAAGCACTAGGCTAA